A genome region from Labilibaculum antarcticum includes the following:
- a CDS encoding lysylphosphatidylglycerol synthase transmembrane domain-containing protein, whose amino-acid sequence MSINQPASQNKLLNGVRPSRIVYPILIGIAVVVYMLVKEVDGTTLSLIEFSWHSLFWICVALIMMVIRDLGYMARLRILTDGTFTWSKSFRIIMLWEFTSAITPSAIGGTSVAILYLNKEGLKVGKSSAIVMSTSFLDELYFILMFPLLILFLDVNQLFMTDAPGHSLWLESLLYFALIGYLVKAGYFIVLTYGLFWNPRGLKWLLLWIFKLPILRKWKQGANQAGTDIIESSKELRRKPFWFWLKAFMATFWSWTARYWVVNVILLAFIFQGYSITEHVMIFARQLVMWIMMLVSPTPGGSGFSEWVFTKYLGDFLPSAGVAATMALIWRLISYYPYLLIGVFILPKWIKKHFRK is encoded by the coding sequence TCTTATTGGAATCGCTGTTGTTGTTTATATGTTGGTAAAAGAGGTTGATGGCACAACTCTTTCTCTTATTGAGTTTTCATGGCATTCACTTTTTTGGATTTGTGTAGCACTAATCATGATGGTAATTCGTGATTTAGGCTATATGGCTCGATTACGTATTTTAACAGATGGAACATTCACATGGAGCAAATCCTTTCGGATAATCATGCTTTGGGAATTCACATCAGCAATAACCCCTTCGGCAATTGGTGGAACATCAGTAGCAATACTATACCTTAACAAAGAGGGCTTAAAAGTAGGTAAAAGTTCGGCCATCGTAATGTCTACTTCATTTCTAGATGAGCTGTATTTCATCCTCATGTTTCCTTTACTGATATTGTTTTTAGATGTCAACCAACTATTCATGACAGATGCTCCAGGACATTCTTTATGGCTGGAATCTCTTTTATATTTTGCTCTTATCGGGTATCTTGTAAAAGCAGGTTATTTTATTGTTTTAACCTATGGCTTATTTTGGAATCCAAGAGGATTGAAGTGGCTTTTACTTTGGATATTTAAACTCCCGATTCTTAGAAAGTGGAAACAGGGAGCAAACCAAGCAGGCACCGACATCATAGAAAGTTCGAAAGAACTGCGGAGAAAACCTTTTTGGTTCTGGCTGAAAGCATTCATGGCAACTTTTTGGTCGTGGACTGCCAGATACTGGGTTGTAAATGTAATTCTTCTTGCTTTCATATTTCAAGGATATAGTATTACAGAACATGTTATGATATTTGCAAGACAACTGGTAATGTGGATCATGATGCTGGTTAGTCCGACCCCTGGAGGAAGTGGATTTTCGGAATGGGTTTTTACAAAATATTTGGGCGATTTTCTTCCATCCGCAGGAGTTGCAGCAACTATGGCATTAATTTGGCGACTCATTTCATACTACCCTTATCTCTTAATTGGAGTCTTTATCCTTCCTAAATGGATCAAGAAACATTTTAGAAAATAA
- a CDS encoding DUF4114 domain-containing protein, whose translation MRKYLLLMIGLFIIVSSCSEDNDNNQQIDQKKTIEEGISINNDPADLSSRVSTMNKLVQINNLPTGTKSGNEGIEIDYTKNYAFKLKAEVEAPKVKGKAVQATHVKIIDDMAFVSYNTKGIEYSGGVDLFDISDEDNPILQAQVLLSDIDVSAVDYYDGVIYLVGALDEKSEGYTLESPAILLALELSNSKKIISTTALVDLPSYVGTDVEIDENYIYATSGSDGKLTILKRSDYSLVKDIDINDARSLSSNADNIYTLSAPQQIRTFTKTDFTPLTDIQVTGSVTIDSKTEIDVTDEYILAALNVSGLDIRNLDGSLKEHFNRPATPTNGLDENYVTNSVCLNEELLLIGNGGAGVYVGAMIPENENNVSLLGSMDFGTSVNFVESRGNYIFVAAGTGGLKILTIELDEGEPEIVIPTKPCETLVDNIIEMFPERKDNRSANDDLFSDDNKLILKLIKESPVYLTFIEENAGYKNSLAYYTYDAENPPASADEIELHMLFPNASKEESGGGLKAGDRVQLGDAPFAQNTVIGFCLIVNGWKNGATVEGIYRHYTNIAWNNGEQQHVMFKEKNCLDIVLCFEDVQLPSGDKDFNDIIFTVNDNEDDANVATAFDLTNIVEK comes from the coding sequence ATGAGGAAATATCTACTATTAATGATTGGTCTTTTCATAATTGTTTCTTCTTGTTCGGAGGATAATGATAACAATCAACAAATCGATCAAAAGAAAACAATTGAAGAAGGCATTTCAATCAACAACGATCCTGCGGATCTTTCCAGCAGAGTGTCTACTATGAATAAATTGGTTCAAATCAACAATCTTCCAACAGGAACTAAATCTGGGAATGAAGGAATTGAAATTGATTATACCAAAAACTACGCTTTTAAATTAAAAGCCGAAGTTGAAGCTCCTAAAGTAAAAGGTAAAGCAGTTCAAGCCACTCATGTTAAAATTATTGACGACATGGCATTTGTTTCCTATAATACTAAAGGAATTGAATATAGCGGCGGTGTTGATCTATTTGATATTTCGGATGAAGACAATCCCATATTACAAGCTCAAGTCTTACTTTCAGATATTGACGTTAGTGCAGTTGATTATTACGATGGTGTAATTTACCTTGTTGGTGCTTTGGATGAAAAAAGTGAAGGTTATACTCTTGAATCACCAGCAATATTATTGGCTTTGGAATTAAGCAATTCTAAAAAGATCATATCTACTACTGCATTAGTTGATCTACCTTCTTATGTTGGTACCGATGTTGAAATCGACGAAAATTACATTTATGCAACTAGTGGATCGGATGGAAAACTTACTATTCTTAAGCGTAGTGATTATTCTTTGGTAAAAGACATTGATATTAACGACGCCAGATCTTTAAGTAGTAATGCTGATAACATTTATACTTTAAGTGCTCCTCAACAAATTCGTACATTTACGAAAACTGATTTTACACCATTAACTGATATTCAAGTTACAGGCTCAGTAACAATCGATTCAAAAACTGAAATTGATGTAACTGATGAATATATTCTTGCTGCTTTAAATGTATCAGGATTAGATATTCGTAATTTAGATGGAAGTCTAAAAGAGCATTTCAATCGTCCGGCAACGCCTACAAATGGTCTTGACGAGAACTATGTAACCAACTCGGTATGCTTAAATGAAGAATTATTACTAATTGGTAATGGTGGTGCTGGTGTTTATGTTGGTGCCATGATTCCTGAGAATGAGAATAATGTTAGTCTGTTAGGAAGTATGGATTTTGGTACATCGGTAAACTTTGTTGAGTCAAGAGGAAACTATATTTTTGTTGCTGCCGGTACTGGTGGATTAAAAATTCTTACCATCGAACTGGACGAAGGTGAGCCAGAAATTGTAATTCCAACTAAACCTTGTGAAACTTTAGTAGATAACATTATTGAAATGTTTCCTGAAAGAAAAGATAATCGTAGTGCTAACGATGATTTATTTTCTGATGACAATAAATTAATTCTGAAATTAATCAAAGAATCTCCTGTATATTTAACTTTCATTGAGGAGAATGCAGGCTACAAAAATTCATTGGCATACTACACTTACGATGCAGAGAATCCTCCTGCAAGTGCTGACGAAATAGAGCTTCACATGCTTTTCCCTAATGCTTCCAAAGAAGAATCAGGAGGAGGCCTTAAAGCTGGAGATCGTGTTCAGTTAGGTGATGCTCCTTTTGCACAAAACACAGTAATCGGATTTTGCTTAATCGTAAACGGATGGAAAAATGGTGCTACTGTTGAAGGTATTTATCGTCATTACACCAATATTGCATGGAACAATGGAGAACAACAACATGTAATGTTCAAAGAAAAAAACTGCTTGGATATCGTATTGTGTTTCGAAGATGTTCAGTTACCTTCTGGTGACAAAGATTTTAACGACATTATTTTCACAGTGAATGATAACGAGGATGATGCTAATGTAGCAACAGCTTTTGACCTAACAAATATTGTGGAAAAATAA
- a CDS encoding DUF6427 family protein: MLLKTLKGRHSVLLILVPIIIVSLWMGAFLHPESLTAGQDQMPLYELLRFLTAGNDFILNLIACLLLVLMAYGMVRLNEQYIFIRQRTDLPAFVFAFIATGTIALGGMHPSLFAAFVLFLSVDRVFKIYQGTATLSNSFDVGFLIGLASLFYLFAGVYILWFLMTLAVFGYFRSKEILAGLMGFIVPIFLMFAWCFWNENLPEFLHTISKLFSFHNHLGAVSVFQYSYWGILGFLVVLSSLYMLNVYEEKKISSRKYFIVLLTFFLVSALSFLFFKGAGVEQYFISIIPVTYITSHYFVLQKHSWIGEVLFYILVISSILIRFIG; encoded by the coding sequence ATGCTCTTAAAAACACTTAAAGGCCGCCATTCTGTTCTACTGATACTAGTCCCGATTATTATTGTATCGCTATGGATGGGTGCGTTTCTTCACCCTGAATCCTTAACGGCAGGACAAGATCAAATGCCATTGTATGAATTGTTGAGATTCCTTACAGCGGGTAATGATTTCATTTTAAATCTCATTGCTTGTCTTCTTCTTGTATTGATGGCTTATGGAATGGTTCGGTTGAATGAACAGTATATTTTTATACGGCAGCGAACCGATTTGCCAGCCTTTGTATTTGCTTTTATTGCCACAGGAACAATTGCCTTGGGAGGAATGCATCCGTCATTATTTGCTGCTTTTGTACTGTTTCTTTCCGTTGATAGAGTATTTAAAATTTACCAAGGTACAGCAACCCTTTCCAACTCTTTTGACGTTGGTTTCTTAATTGGATTGGCAAGTCTGTTTTATTTGTTTGCAGGTGTATATATTCTATGGTTTTTGATGACACTTGCAGTATTCGGTTATTTCCGGAGTAAGGAAATTCTGGCTGGTTTAATGGGTTTTATTGTTCCAATATTTTTGATGTTTGCCTGGTGTTTTTGGAATGAAAACCTTCCGGAATTCTTACATACAATCAGTAAGCTTTTCTCATTTCATAACCATTTAGGGGCTGTGTCTGTATTCCAATATTCCTACTGGGGAATTCTTGGATTTCTGGTTGTTCTGTCTTCTTTGTATATGTTGAATGTTTACGAGGAGAAAAAGATTAGTTCACGTAAATACTTTATTGTTTTGTTGACTTTTTTCCTCGTTTCAGCTCTTAGTTTTCTGTTTTTTAAAGGGGCAGGTGTTGAGCAATACTTTATCAGTATTATTCCGGTTACCTATATTACCAGTCACTATTTCGTATTACAAAAACATTCTTGGATTGGTGAGGTTCTGTTTTACATTCTTGTGATCTCAAGTATTCTTATCCGCTTTATTGGATAA
- the purD gene encoding phosphoribosylamine--glycine ligase → MKVLLLGSGGREHAFAWKFVQSEKLEKLYVAPGNAGTAAIAENIDINPNDFAKIKDFVLEKGINMVVVGPEDPLVNGIHDFFLADEAIKSIPVIGPEKLGAQLEGSKDFSKEFMFRHDIPTAKYKSITSENLEEGFTFLESLKAPYVLKADGLAAGKGVLIISDLNEAKQSLKEMIEGMFGDASSTVVIEEFLAGIELSVFVLTDGKNYKTLAEAKDYKRIGLGDTGLNTGGMGAISPVPFATADFMQKVEDRVIVPTIEGLQKDNIPYKGFIFIGLMNIGGDPYVIEYNVRMGDPETEVIIPRIKSDLLELMEAVSKQELDKVHFEMDDRTVTTVMLVAGGYPEAYEKGKAITKLDEVEGSIVFHAGTSFSGDDIVTNGGRVISVSSYGDTMQSALDKSFKNAELINFEGKYYRKDIGFDLK, encoded by the coding sequence ATGAAAGTACTTCTTTTGGGTTCCGGAGGCCGTGAACATGCTTTTGCATGGAAATTTGTTCAAAGTGAAAAATTGGAAAAATTATATGTTGCTCCGGGAAATGCCGGAACTGCTGCAATTGCAGAAAACATAGATATTAATCCTAACGATTTTGCAAAAATAAAAGATTTTGTTCTTGAAAAAGGAATTAATATGGTCGTTGTTGGCCCGGAAGATCCGTTGGTAAATGGAATTCATGATTTTTTTCTTGCCGATGAGGCTATCAAAAGTATTCCCGTAATTGGTCCTGAAAAATTAGGTGCTCAATTAGAGGGAAGTAAAGACTTTTCGAAGGAATTTATGTTCCGACATGATATTCCTACCGCAAAATATAAAAGTATCACATCTGAAAATTTAGAGGAGGGTTTTACTTTTCTGGAAAGCCTAAAAGCTCCTTATGTGTTAAAAGCAGACGGTCTTGCAGCAGGTAAAGGTGTTCTAATCATTTCTGATTTAAACGAGGCGAAACAATCCCTTAAAGAGATGATCGAAGGAATGTTTGGCGATGCAAGCAGTACTGTTGTGATTGAAGAGTTTTTGGCAGGTATCGAGTTGTCGGTGTTTGTATTAACTGATGGTAAAAACTACAAGACGCTCGCCGAGGCAAAGGATTATAAACGAATTGGCCTAGGAGATACTGGTTTGAACACCGGTGGTATGGGAGCAATTTCACCGGTTCCTTTTGCAACTGCTGATTTCATGCAAAAAGTAGAAGATCGTGTAATCGTTCCAACAATTGAAGGTCTTCAGAAAGATAATATTCCTTACAAAGGTTTTATTTTTATTGGTTTGATGAACATTGGCGGAGATCCTTATGTGATCGAATACAATGTGCGAATGGGCGATCCGGAAACGGAGGTAATCATTCCAAGAATCAAATCAGATTTACTGGAATTGATGGAAGCTGTTTCGAAACAAGAATTGGATAAAGTACATTTCGAAATGGATGACAGAACGGTAACTACAGTGATGTTGGTTGCAGGAGGTTATCCCGAAGCATACGAAAAAGGCAAAGCCATTACCAAATTAGATGAGGTGGAAGGTAGTATTGTATTTCATGCAGGAACAAGCTTCTCGGGTGATGATATTGTAACTAATGGAGGTCGTGTTATTTCTGTAAGTTCATATGGCGATACCATGCAGTCTGCTTTGGATAAATCTTTTAAAAATGCTGAGTTGATAAACTTCGAAGGAAAATATTACAGAAAAGATATTGGATTCGATTTAAAATAA
- a CDS encoding polysaccharide deacetylase family protein: MMKLRWMRAPGIFKILFPDFIWRYNSGAKKVYLTFDDGPIPESTLWTLNLLKEKNVKATFFCVGENVHKYPELFQKILDAGHAVGNHTYNHLKGWSVNTQRYIENVIMASDVIDSKLFRPPYGQIKRSQAKHLLSEYKIIMWDVLSGDYRKDITPEECLKDVLKTVRPGSIISFHNHQKTEVNMRFAVPRLIDELKLQGYEFDVCK; this comes from the coding sequence ATGATGAAGTTGAGATGGATGAGAGCTCCGGGGATATTCAAAATCTTATTTCCGGACTTTATATGGCGATACAATTCTGGAGCAAAAAAGGTATATCTGACATTTGATGATGGACCCATTCCAGAATCTACTTTGTGGACATTGAATCTGCTTAAGGAGAAGAATGTAAAAGCTACTTTCTTTTGCGTAGGCGAGAATGTGCATAAATATCCAGAATTATTTCAAAAAATTCTGGATGCTGGTCATGCCGTAGGTAACCATACTTATAATCATTTAAAAGGCTGGTCTGTTAATACACAACGTTATATCGAGAATGTAATTATGGCCTCAGATGTAATAGATTCCAAATTATTTCGGCCACCTTACGGGCAAATAAAAAGATCTCAGGCAAAACACTTACTTTCAGAGTATAAGATTATTATGTGGGATGTTTTGAGTGGCGATTACCGGAAAGATATTACTCCTGAAGAGTGTTTGAAGGATGTTCTTAAAACGGTTCGTCCCGGATCCATTATATCATTCCACAATCATCAGAAAACGGAGGTGAATATGCGTTTTGCAGTACCTCGCTTGATTGATGAATTGAAGCTTCAGGGTTATGAGTTTGACGTTTGTAAATAA
- a CDS encoding glycosyltransferase family 117 protein, protein MSKYQKTNIIVGWIAFAIAAVVYFLTLEPTVSFWDCGEFITSAYKLEIGHAPGAPFFMLMARFFSLFASGTENVALLVNSMSGLASAFTILFLFWTITHLAKKLVVTGEEISGSQIWTIVGTGFIGAMAYAFSDTFWFSAVEGEVYATSSLFTAVVFWCILKWENEEGKAYANRWLILIAYLMGLSIGVHLLNLLAIPAIVMVYYFKKHEPSRIGVLKALGVALLLLGGAMYIIIPGVVKVAFAFDLFFVNVMGLPFNSGAYIFILLLISALVWGIRYTISHGKVVLNTLLTALTVVLIGYSSYSLIMIRSAANPGLDQNNPEDLYSLLYYLNREQYGDNPLVYGEYFNAPYDEKENYVDGKDVYIKKDGKYVVSYTPRKPNYSSSHKTVFPRMYTKGMTGKNPEEYAKWTGLKADQKTKPSFAQNLDFFFSYQVNYMYLRYFMWNFAGRQSDRQSYSGVIEGNWISGIPFIDNYRLGDQSLRPEHMTKNKGNNTYYFLPLLLGLAGLLYQYKKSTNGKKDFFVVFLLFILTGLAIVVYLNQPPLQPRERDYAYAGSFYAFTIWIGLGFLAVVQISKKVLRKDTLAIPVAFTLCFLAVPALFAQQNWDDHDRSDRYVARDLAYDYLNSCEPNAILFTMGDNDTFPLWYLQEVEGVRTDVRVCNLSYLSTDWYIDQMKRKNYDSDPLPISLGQDKYLMGNRDVVYVLDDPRLKAYVEKNGGLDLKDAVEYVASDKESTKKIYGYDERIDHFPANKFRLLIDKEQVLKTNTLLEKDSVKIVNQMEWEVKTNYIDKGGLILYDMLVQNNWKRPVYFSITVPSSGYYGLEDYFRLEGFAYRLVPIKYENEEMQIGGVNTDVMYTNLMNKFRWGNMNHPDVYIDETTSRLCTNMRNNFLRLAESLLDEGKRDSAVLVIDKCVELVPNEKVPFDYLSILLAQSYYRAAEYEKGNQMIQTISQRLVQELDYYMTLTPVSTSQFPRLKSRNLALLQELYRITDRYDQKELNKKIELEFKRLLESYKG, encoded by the coding sequence ATGAGTAAGTACCAAAAAACAAATATTATTGTCGGATGGATAGCCTTTGCAATAGCTGCTGTTGTCTATTTTTTAACCCTTGAACCTACTGTTAGTTTTTGGGATTGTGGAGAATTTATTACTTCCGCATATAAATTAGAAATTGGACACGCTCCGGGAGCACCGTTTTTTATGCTAATGGCCCGTTTTTTCTCCCTGTTTGCTTCAGGAACCGAAAATGTTGCTTTACTAGTAAATTCCATGTCTGGATTAGCCAGTGCTTTTACAATTCTGTTTTTATTTTGGACAATCACCCATTTGGCTAAGAAACTTGTTGTTACTGGTGAAGAAATATCTGGATCTCAGATATGGACAATTGTAGGAACCGGATTTATTGGAGCCATGGCTTACGCTTTTTCTGATACGTTTTGGTTTTCAGCCGTTGAAGGAGAAGTTTATGCTACATCTTCGCTGTTTACAGCAGTTGTTTTCTGGTGCATCTTAAAATGGGAAAACGAAGAAGGCAAGGCTTATGCAAACAGATGGTTAATTCTGATTGCTTACTTAATGGGCTTGTCAATTGGAGTTCACCTTCTAAATTTGTTGGCAATTCCGGCCATTGTAATGGTATACTATTTTAAGAAGCACGAACCAAGCAGGATTGGAGTTTTAAAGGCATTGGGCGTTGCTTTACTTCTTTTGGGTGGTGCAATGTATATTATCATTCCAGGTGTGGTAAAAGTGGCTTTTGCTTTCGATTTATTCTTCGTGAATGTAATGGGTCTGCCTTTTAATTCAGGGGCCTATATTTTTATTCTTTTACTGATTTCGGCTCTTGTTTGGGGCATTCGATATACTATTTCGCATGGCAAAGTAGTCCTGAATACTTTACTTACTGCACTAACAGTTGTCCTAATTGGATATTCGTCCTATTCATTAATAATGATTCGATCGGCAGCTAATCCTGGTTTAGATCAGAACAATCCCGAGGATCTATATTCTTTACTTTACTATCTGAACAGAGAACAGTATGGCGATAATCCTTTGGTGTATGGGGAATATTTTAATGCTCCGTATGATGAAAAAGAGAATTACGTAGACGGCAAAGATGTTTACATTAAAAAGGACGGGAAATATGTAGTTTCTTACACGCCAAGGAAACCAAACTATAGTAGTTCCCACAAAACGGTGTTCCCAAGAATGTACACCAAGGGGATGACGGGTAAAAATCCCGAAGAGTATGCCAAATGGACTGGTCTAAAGGCTGATCAGAAAACAAAACCAAGCTTTGCACAGAATCTGGATTTCTTTTTTAGCTATCAGGTCAATTACATGTACCTCCGCTATTTTATGTGGAATTTTGCGGGCCGTCAGTCCGATCGACAATCCTATAGCGGCGTTATTGAAGGCAACTGGATTTCAGGAATTCCATTCATAGATAATTATCGATTAGGTGATCAGAGCCTTAGGCCTGAGCACATGACTAAAAATAAAGGAAACAATACATACTACTTTTTACCGCTTTTGTTGGGCTTGGCCGGATTACTTTATCAGTACAAAAAAAGTACGAACGGGAAGAAGGATTTTTTCGTGGTTTTTTTGCTGTTTATATTAACAGGATTAGCCATTGTAGTGTACCTAAATCAGCCTCCCTTGCAGCCACGCGAGCGTGATTATGCTTACGCAGGATCATTTTACGCTTTTACTATTTGGATCGGCTTAGGATTCCTTGCAGTGGTTCAGATTTCTAAAAAAGTACTTCGGAAGGATACACTTGCCATTCCTGTCGCATTCACTCTTTGCTTTTTGGCAGTTCCAGCATTGTTTGCACAACAAAATTGGGACGATCATGACCGATCGGATCGATATGTAGCAAGAGATTTAGCCTACGATTATCTGAATTCCTGTGAGCCAAATGCAATCCTATTTACCATGGGCGATAATGATACTTTCCCCTTATGGTATCTGCAAGAGGTGGAAGGAGTCAGAACAGATGTTCGTGTTTGTAATCTAAGTTATCTTTCTACCGATTGGTACATTGACCAGATGAAGCGAAAGAATTACGATTCAGATCCTTTGCCGATATCTCTTGGTCAGGATAAATACCTGATGGGAAACCGCGATGTGGTTTATGTTCTTGATGATCCTCGCTTAAAGGCCTATGTTGAAAAAAATGGAGGATTGGATTTGAAAGATGCGGTTGAATATGTTGCGAGCGACAAGGAAAGTACAAAAAAAATATACGGATACGACGAGCGAATTGATCATTTCCCGGCAAATAAATTTCGCCTTCTAATTGATAAGGAGCAAGTCCTAAAGACCAATACTCTTTTAGAAAAGGATTCTGTTAAAATTGTGAATCAAATGGAATGGGAAGTGAAAACAAACTACATCGATAAAGGCGGTTTGATTCTTTACGATATGTTGGTTCAGAACAATTGGAAACGACCTGTCTATTTTTCCATAACTGTGCCTTCGAGCGGATATTACGGCTTAGAAGATTATTTTAGGTTGGAGGGTTTTGCCTATCGACTGGTACCGATCAAATATGAAAATGAAGAGATGCAGATAGGTGGTGTAAATACAGATGTAATGTATACCAATCTGATGAATAAATTCAGATGGGGAAATATGAACCATCCGGATGTGTATATCGATGAAACCACTTCCCGTTTGTGTACCAATATGAGAAATAATTTTCTGCGACTAGCAGAAAGCTTATTGGATGAGGGGAAAAGAGATTCTGCGGTGCTGGTTATAGATAAATGTGTTGAATTGGTGCCTAATGAGAAAGTGCCTTTCGATTATTTGTCCATTCTTTTGGCTCAGTCCTACTATCGTGCTGCGGAGTATGAGAAGGGCAATCAGATGATTCAAACCATATCGCAGCGATTAGTACAGGAATTGGATTATTACATGACTCTAACTCCGGTTTCTACTTCCCAATTCCCTCGGTTAAAGAGTAGGAATTTGGCTTTATTGCAGGAGTTGTATCGCATTACAGACAGATACGATCAGAAGGAATTGAATAAAAAGATTGAATTGGAATTTAAGAGATTATTAGAAAGCTATAAAGGATGA